tttccttttcaatctCCTCTTTGTAATTTTAACATTGTTGTTCTattggtttatcaataaaagaCTTTTTAATCTTATTGGTTGGTTTAAGTTTGGATGGATTAATAATGTGCCATTTTTATTCCTTAAATTCTATTGGCTCAAATTCGTACAACTATTTTGTTATCTTgtgaaaaattaattaaaaaacaacaaTTTCCCATAAAGTAACAACAATAATACTTAATCTTGTAATGTTCTCTTTTCCTTAATAAGAGCGTAAAATGGCAAACGGAAAAAACATTTAGATACGGTGTTATTCTGATCAACTATTATTGCAAATTAGCTATGAAAAGGCAATGTTGGGTAAAAAATATTGTGGCGACCACAGTGGGGGAGTCGAACCCACGACCTTTTGATCCGAAGTCAAACGCGCTAATCCACTGCGCTATGCGGTCACTGTTGATGACCTTTCTGAAAGCTAAAAGTATTTATCTATTTAGACAGAACTATAAATGTTAACACAAAGCAAAAAACTACGACGTGAAAATAAAGTTGAAGAAGATGTCTATAAATATATACTTCatccattcttatttacataacataattggattttggacactattcacacaatctcatttgattttttttgtgatttatatttaaaaaaaatctaattgtgtgcaactttttataattttttcttatccataattgaatatatctatactactccctccgtctcttaatactcgcaccggtttgaccggtgcggagtttaagacatttgaattgacttattaatttaatgggtgttagttaatagtggtgtattttttttttaatatagttagtgggaaatgtgtaggaggtggggagtggtgagtgggggtgtgaatttttaaatgatttttttgtagggaataggggtgtatGTGGTGTTAATAAGTAAGTGGtggaaaataatataatattggtataaatttccatttataaaagcggtgcaaatattaagggacgacccaaaaaagaaagcggtgcgagtattaacggacggagggagtaatatattaaaaggtatTGTAACAAATTATACATGTCCCGTGTCACCCCGTATTAGAACTAGAACCATGTCACAGTCACATATTTAGTAAGTATCATTACAAcaaaaataggaaaatttgtcaattactacctaggtgTTAAGTGACTTTGCGAATTACTACCTACCTTTTTAAAAGTTGTTAATTACTACCTATGTATTTAGTTATTGTTGTCAACTACTACCTTAGCCTATATTTCGGTCAATTAGTCAATAATTATATCATATCAATTGTTAATCATACTttaattattctaattaattcattaaaagtttaaaaaaatccaaaactaattaaataagaTAATCCGAAAATAACCAAAAATATTAATCTCCCTCAAACTAAAGTTTTAGAAATTACCAAAAATATTTGagattcttttttggaaaaaataatttcagaattttTTTTCGGGATTtatcattttgaaatttttcCGAAAttacccaatttttttttttaattttttaaagatCCATAACAGCAATCCGAAAAAAAAggttcaacttttttttttttggataatttttaattttgtgtaatttttgggatttaatttgagaatttttttggatttaaatatttatttattaattaaaatgattaaattataattaaatgtTAATTATAATATCATTAGTGGACTAATTGGAATAAGGTAGCAATTGACAACAATAACTAAACACCTAGGTAGTATAACTTTTAACAAAATAGGTAGTAATTCGCAAAGTACCTAATGACCTAGGTAGTAATTGGCAAATTTTCCACAAAAATATGTTAATACAAAtatgacaaacaagtatataaataATCAGTCGTACTAACTTAGCCAAGTATTTTTTGTGCTTTATTAATCTATATTATTATACTTAACTTAAAAGATGAGTGATTAATTTTACTACTCTTATCATTATGCAATAATTACAAGAGACactttaaattttattaaagaaataaCTAGCAACTTAATTTTGTGGGttttgaatatattttttttccatttgcgacagataaaaataattttcttttacgcaagtttttttttttaaaaaaaaagttgaacatACATATATTATTCAAAGTAGCTATCCGGGACATCGCTCGGGTAACACTCTAGTTAATGTATGAAATTGTGCATTGGTAAATATCCTAAATAATTATGTCATTTGAAAAAGAATAGAGGGAGTATTATATTTTTTGGGATAGAAATCCATAGATACATATAACGAATACTTAAGAAGACAAAAAAGTTGCAATTTGGAGATTACTTTAATTTGGGTTAAAAATGACTTTATGAAACAAACATTGATATCAACCAAAAATGGAGATGCGGGGTATCGATCCCCGTACCTCTCGCATGCTAAGCGAGCGCTCTACCATCTGAGCTACATCCCCTACCTGACTAAGACACAAGGTTTTTacaatttgaataattttattTCTAGGCAGGTTTTTCCTTTTAAATTGATTGTCAAGATATAATTCATGGTAAGTATAGTTCGTGAATCATTCATTAGACATAACTTTAAAATGTAAAACGTAATCCAATTATCCTAATTCCTAAATAATACGTAGTAGCTTAGCGCAATATAATTCATTAtgatattttcaaaaaaaataaaaaatataccaCAATATTATGCATAATACTTCTATCTTAAATAAGTATTCGTGTTGAAAGAGTTAGAAAATGAAGCTTTTCGGCCTAGGTcaataatatgcattcttaccATTGGCAATCCTAGATAAGATTGGGTACGATTGAACACGGATGACGCGTAGAATAGATACCCAGTGACTGCTGGAGGGGGTAGACTGGTAAGGGGTCATCAAGGAGAAGTACATGAGATATTTGCGTTGAATTGTAGTAAATGCTCGTGTACTAGAGCTAAGTTATTGGTAGTGTTACAAGGCTGCCTTGAGTGTAGCTTGGCAAGGGggtcaaaataaaaatataacctCTAAATAAATAGAGGGCTGCAAGTGGTAATGTGGTATATGTGACCCCTAAAATATATGGAGGGAGTACACGTTAAAAAATTGGGTGAAATAATAATGTctataatttcttttttttttgttatgaatATAAAATGGTAAATGATAACAGTAGATAACATatatattttagatttttacaCATATAATTTGTTGGCTAttaattttgtaaaatatttagaaaatagtCAATTAAATCCAGATAATCTATCCAAAATCCTCCTAAAACATCTCATTTCCATCCGTGAGTACCTAATTCTACGTGCTTCcttgctctttctctctctgtaCCCCCTAATCCGTCTCCCAAAGAACAAAATTCGATCTTAACTATGAAATCTGAAAATACTGAATGAAATTCGTTGTTTGTTATCGTTCATATCATAAACGTAAACTTGAGTTAATAAAATCATTTCTTGTTCTTCCACAaacaatattattattattattattattattattattattattattattattattattatccatTCCAAACCATCATCAACACCTAATTCCTTGTATATGCAATAATAGAATAATTAACAAGCTATCATGGAGGAAACAATGGAAACATCAATGAGAGTTATCGCGGCATGGGACTACGAAACCTCAGATATTAGCCCCAACACGTCCCTCTTCAACCACCATACCCGTGAAGAAGTTCTGGAATTCATGCGAGCCGTGACGGACCTTCATGCGACCCATCAATTCTTTTCGACCAATAATTTCTCCTATCACATCCATTATCCTCTACACAAAAAGATTGTTTCTTGTCAAAACTTGCTTCGTATAGCTAAAAAGCGCCTTAGCAGCGAATTCTTCTCCCTCCTTAAGGTTAATAGTAAGCACAATATTGACTATTATTCTGTCGAAGACGGTCATTCTCCTGTCTCATCATCTGATTCTTCAACCAGTAACACCAATAATGCTGACCTTAACATTTTCACCGTGTCGAATATCAATTATCAAGAGGACTCTACTACAGAGGAGGCATCCGCCATGGCCGACCTTAAGTTAATCGCAAATTGTATGATGGCTGCTGGATTTGGGAAGAAATGCCTTAAGATATATAAGCTCACAAGGCGATCCTTTATAGAGGATGCTCTCCTTAAGCTTGGAGCTCGTAAGCTAACCAAATCACATGTTCAGAAATTAGACTGGGAGACTATTAATGCTAAAATGACTATATGGTTGAAGAACGTCGGAATTTGCGTCAAAATATTTGAACAAGAAAAGATTCTATGTGAACATCTTTTCGGCGCTTGTACCTTGTCAACCGTCACGGACTCATGTTTTTCAGAGGTTTGTAAAGAGGTTGCcctaactctatttataataccGGGGAAACTTGCGAAACACGCTAAGAAATCCTCCGATAAAATCTTCAAGTTCCTTCAACTCTACGAAGGGATGTCCGAGGACACAACCTCGAAGATCGATAAGCTCTTCTCATCAGAATTGACCGCAACTGTACGAATACAGTTGCGGTCCTCTATGGGGAGAATCGCAGAAGCCGTCAAATCTATGCAGACGGATTTTGAGGCATCCATTCAAAAGGATGCCTCAAAAGGGATAGTCCATGGAGGAGGAGCACACCCCTTGACTAAAGCGGTGATGAACTACATTGTTCATCTCTCTAATCACGCCTCTGCGTTGGATGAAATCCTTTCGGATTTTCCGGTAAGCTTGCAATCTCCGTTACCGGAAAGTTATTTCGAAGGTGAAACGATGTCGTCGCCTGTTACGTTACATTTTGCTTGGTTGATATTAGTACTGCTAAGTAAGCTAGATAGTAAGTCGGAGCTTTACAAAGATGCTTCACTTTCTTACCTTTTCTTAGCAAATAACCTTCAATACGTCGTAACAAAAGTAAAATGTACAAAATTGTATAATGTGTTAGGAGAAAAATGGGTAAACAAACACGCCTCTAAAGTGGTACAATACGCTGCCAATTACGAAAGAATGGGGTGGGGGAGAGTGATATCTGTATTACCAAAAGATCTAACGGTCGAGATTTCTCTTGATAATGTAAAGGAGAGTTTTAAGAGGTTTAATGTTGATTTCGAGGAGGAGTACCGTAAGCAGGTGGATTGGGTTGTACAAGATCCAAAGCTAAGAGAGGAAATGAAAGCCTCAATAATAAGGAAAGTTGACGTGAGGTATCGGAAGATGTATGATAAGTATAAGGTGGTTTTAGCAAAGAGTAGGGAAAGAGGGAAAATTGATTCCGTAGTCAAGTTTACCCCTGAAGATTTGGAAAATTACTTGTTAGACTTGTTGGATTGTCACGAGGATGAGGAAGTGGTTTCACCTTCTGAAAAAAGTGAAACGCCACCATCGAATGATAAGAAAGAAAATCCGGTTCTTCAACGACGTAGTCGACGTCTTCTTCTCTTGGTTCGTCAACATCACAATCACTAATTCTTCTTGTTATATAAGCATCAACATGTAATTCATTGTGATATATAGGTTcagattaaaaaaaacaaaaacaaataacaCTAGTCTAATAATTGTTTGAAATTTGATTGGTTGTTTTTTAATTTGTAGAAGTACATGATTCGTAATTACTACGACGAAGGCTAGCTAACCATGCATATTTATAACCCAGAATTATTGAGTGCTACTTAAATGATGTACAAGTTGTTAAATGCAGATTAATTTACATCAACATATTAGTACATGCATGGTAGGTGCGCGCATGTACATTTTATATTGTTATGGCATATTGTACATCATCCGATCCATTTGGGCATTTGTCACGAATTCGCATCCCTCCTACACTCTACGAGAACTACTTCATTTGTAAATAGGCTTACTTTAGTTAGTTTAATATCAAATATAACCCatctatatatattatatgtTATTTATTAGACATGTTTGGATTGGAGGTAATATAATAAGGGGTAATAAAAGTTAAACTAAGAAAAGGTAAGGCGAATGGATGTGATGATAACGGTTAAGGGCATAAAGTGGTAGTACGTAAAGAGCAAACGCTAGTACGTGTTGGTTAGAAGAAAACAAAAGGGAGGGGGAATAGTTACCCGCATTTGGGGTTAAATGTTACCCACCTGACCGTCACCGGCCTGCTATTAATTATCCTAATTTCGGGGTAATAACTTCCCATTTTCTCCCTTATCTTCACTACTTACACCACCACTTCTCATCATAACACCACCACATcatagagctgtcaaaacaggtcgtCTCGGGTCTCAGGTTATGATCAGGTAGGGTCGTGTCGGATCACTTTGTCACTGGGGTTAAGGTCGGGTTCGGTCGTCTTGGTTTCCAGTTGGGTCATGTCGGATATTTTTTCCATTTCGGTTACAAGTTGAGTTCGGGTCGATTCATGTTCTGGTTGGGTTTAATTTCCGGGTTTAGGTTTATATAGTCGGGTTTAAATCGGGTTTGTAGAAGTTAATCTCGGGTTTgggtcaagttcggatcggataattttcgagtcggttaaattcaggtcgggttcacTCTCGGACAAGGGATAGATCGTGTCTAATAACTATTCCTTCCGTATatttttaagggatacacttggccgTACGGGTATTAAAATCGAAGAACAAtttaatgaaataaagtaataaaacaagtggggttgggatagatattttaataagtaaaacaagtgaggaccatgtcattttagaggggtgggggtggggtgtagttctaaaattatttgtttaatagggtggtgcaacataggatatattagatagattattttATTAGATAGTGggattgataagttactaaaaatggcaagtgtatatCTTAAATCAATACGGTCGGAAATGGCAAGTATATTCCTTAAAttaaaacggagggagtatcttttGAATCGGGTTTGATTTGCGTCGGGTCGGGTTCACTCTCGGACACGGGTTTGTAGCAGTTAACTTTTGTTTATTGAAATAATGACGCTAAGATGTTCAacaaatttctatttttttgtaTCAAGTAataaacactactacaaaaatggacAAAAAAACCCATCCAAAATAGCCTAAGAGACCCCACATAAAGGGTCTTTAGAtgggggtctgtttgttaaaaacAAGAGACCCCTTATTTAAGAAAAGAGGTATGTTACATTaaccaaacaaaaaataatatagaAGGTGAAGAGACTCTATATTAGAGATATGGGGTCTGTTTGTAAAAAATTCAGACCCCATATTTaacatatggggtctctttgaattttttaatattattt
This Spinacia oleracea cultivar Varoflay chromosome 6, BTI_SOV_V1, whole genome shotgun sequence DNA region includes the following protein-coding sequences:
- the LOC110797756 gene encoding exocyst complex component EXO70H1-like encodes the protein MEETMETSMRVIAAWDYETSDISPNTSLFNHHTREEVLEFMRAVTDLHATHQFFSTNNFSYHIHYPLHKKIVSCQNLLRIAKKRLSSEFFSLLKVNSKHNIDYYSVEDGHSPVSSSDSSTSNTNNADLNIFTVSNINYQEDSTTEEASAMADLKLIANCMMAAGFGKKCLKIYKLTRRSFIEDALLKLGARKLTKSHVQKLDWETINAKMTIWLKNVGICVKIFEQEKILCEHLFGACTLSTVTDSCFSEVCKEVALTLFIIPGKLAKHAKKSSDKIFKFLQLYEGMSEDTTSKIDKLFSSELTATVRIQLRSSMGRIAEAVKSMQTDFEASIQKDASKGIVHGGGAHPLTKAVMNYIVHLSNHASALDEILSDFPVSLQSPLPESYFEGETMSSPVTLHFAWLILVLLSKLDSKSELYKDASLSYLFLANNLQYVVTKVKCTKLYNVLGEKWVNKHASKVVQYAANYERMGWGRVISVLPKDLTVEISLDNVKESFKRFNVDFEEEYRKQVDWVVQDPKLREEMKASIIRKVDVRYRKMYDKYKVVLAKSRERGKIDSVVKFTPEDLENYLLDLLDCHEDEEVVSPSEKSETPPSNDKKENPVLQRRSRRLLLLVRQHHNH